From Aspergillus chevalieri M1 DNA, chromosome 4, nearly complete sequence, a single genomic window includes:
- a CDS encoding phosphotransferase family protein (COG:S;~EggNog:ENOG410PNAW;~InterPro:IPR011009,IPR002575,IPR008266;~PFAM:PF01636;~antiSMASH:Cluster_4.7;~go_function: GO:0004672 - protein kinase activity [Evidence IEA];~go_process: GO:0006468 - protein phosphorylation [Evidence IEA]), with amino-acid sequence MTEATEIQTLAQKITAAREGDIEPAIPILEDLAFTPYACSSVEQVSGGVVNFTFRGFLSNPLPDGSISVIIKHSKDFSGFIPGVQLQAARCQGEQRILQALADGLSPIVHQDGILVRTPCHYHFIPHLNAQVMEEFSGVTALGKFLLSPESNKLSGSFGTSIGRALGCWLASFHDRSSGPEVVQEVGCNEKGRDAMYTLLTGGVAKAMDSCPTLFDGCADDFRKYVQEAIYGEIDEASKTIVHGDFAVRNILISNSVASTGQDILISPIDWEVYHLGCIEFDLGQFLGDLYTHEYFKSVGSCTALLQGFVDGYKPLSKKQLASVAVYTGIQLLAWAPVVAAPITREQEEQLVSYGRDLILKGKKEDWGWLENSYIGPIFRKETV; translated from the exons ATGACTGAAGCGACTGAGATCCAGACTCTGGCGCAAAAGATTACGGCAGCTCGAGAAGGCGACATTGAGCCTGCAATCCCGATATTGGAAGATCTTGCATTTACTCCCTACGCATGCTCTTCTGTTGAGCAAGTCTCTGGCGGGGTTGTCAACTTTACTTTCAGGggcttcctctccaacccTCTTCCCGATGGCAGTATCAGCGTCATTATCAAACATTCCAAAGACTTCTCGGGGTTCATTCCCGGGGTGCAGCTCCAAGCTGCCCGATGT CAAGGCGAACAGCGAATTCTGCAAGCTCTTGCAGATGGCCTGAGCCCAATTGTTCATCAGGATGGTATATTGGTTCGGACACCTTGCCATTATCACTTTATTCCACACCTCAATGCTCAAGTGATGGAAGAATTCTCGGGCGTCACTGCATTGGGTAAATTTCTCCTTTCGCCAGAGTCAAACAAACTTTCAGGCTCGTTTGGGACAAGCATCGGCCGTGCCTTGGGGTGCTGGCTGGCATCTTTTCATGACCGTAGCTCAGGTCCAGAAGTGGTGCAGGAAGTTGGCTGCAATGAAAAAGGCCGGGATGCAATGTATACCCTCCTGACTGGCGGCGTGGCCAAAGCAATGGATAGCTGCCCCACCCTCTTCGATGGATGTGCAGACGATTTCCGGAAGTATGTACAAGAGGCAATTTATGGTGAAATTGACGAGGCTAGCAAGACAATCGTTCATGGGGACTTTGCTGTCCGAAA TATCTTGATCTCCAACTCGGTTGCTAGTACCGGGCAAGATATCCTTATTTCCCCTATTGACTGGGAAGTTTATCATCTTGGCTGCATCGAATTCGACCTGGGACAGTTTCTGGGAGACCTCTACACACATGAGTATTTCAAGAGTGTCGGTAGTTGCACAGCTCTGCTTCAAGGCTTTGTAGATGGCTATAAGCCACTAAGCAAGAAGCAACTCGCTTCCGTCGCAGTGTACACTGGAATTCAGCTTTTGGCTTGGGCACCTGTTGTTGCAGCACCGATAACCAGGGAGCAGGAGGAACAGCTTGTGAGTTACGGAAGGGACCTTATTCTCAAAGGTAAGAAAGAGGATTGGGGATGGCTCGAGAATAGCTATATCGGGCCTATCTTCAGAAAAGAAACCGTGTAG
- a CDS encoding uncharacterized protein (COG:G;~EggNog:ENOG410PFF2;~InterPro:IPR020846,IPR011701,IPR036259;~PFAM:PF07690;~SMCOG1005:Drug resistance transporter, EmrB/QacA;~TransMembrane:12 (i65-86o101-121i133-150o156-179i191-216o222-241i306-328o340-361i397-416o428-450i462-481o487-508i);~antiSMASH:Cluster_4.7;~go_function: GO:0022857 - transmembrane transporter activity [Evidence IEA];~go_process: GO:0055085 - transmembrane transport [Evidence IEA]), whose product MVQSPAITRDGQGIVTAMAEKDTEEKHHFEDEQGKTDKERETKEADERNEPPAPQHSVLSKYEKVYIIFMAALAGFFSPISSQIYFPALPTLAQYYGKTTTLINLTVTTYMIIQGIAPAFVGNFADISGRRPAYILAFTIYTAANIGLAVHDSYGALLGLRCLQSAGSSATSSIGYAVAADIASPAERGKYIGPMTAGSMAALSLGPVIGGLLVRYLGWRSIFWFLVIISGAFLVVYTITVRETARKVVGNGSIVPAELWRLSVFQCLSPTRYRRTKTQDTSQPQRSKLSYINPLKSFVVFADKAGLINLCLIGIAYLSCIAVMTNTANMFGDLYNLDSLKIGLCFLPFGMTGCIGSLAAGKMVDMNYRRMARKYNFPLDHQSNRGSDAFPFEKARLQIAIPVVIITGLTLIPYGWVLQQRVHLVAPLVLQGILGFCVTATVNVLMTLLVDLFPQTPASASAAANLVRCWLGAVTAAVIEYMITGMGLGWCFAFFGFVTLASLPFLWIEYTHGMKWRRSKQERERC is encoded by the exons ATGGTCCAAAGCCCTGCTATCACCCGAGACGGACAGGGTATTGTGACTGCAATGGCAGAAAAAGACACTGAAGAAAAACACCACTTTGAGGATGAGCAAGGAAAGACAGACAAAGAACGCGAAACCAAAGAAGCGGACGAAAGAAATGAGCCACCGGCACCACAGCATTCCGTACTTAGCAAATATGAAAAAGTCTACATTATATTCATGGCAGCTTTGGCGGGCTTCTTTTCTCCCATTTCCAGTCAGATTTACTTTCCCGCTCTCCCGACTCTTGCGCAGTACTATGGCAAAACCACGACTTTGATAAACCTGACAGTCACCACATACATGATTATCCAGGGAATTGCGCCGGCTTTCGTGGGAAATTTCGCTGATATCAGTGGTCGTCGACCAGCTTATATCCTGGCTTTCACCATCTACACTGCAGCAAACATTGGTCTAGCCGTCCATGACAGCTATGGGGCTTTGCTGGGTCTGCGATGTCTCCAAAGTGCCGGAAGCAGTGCCACCAGTTCTATTGGATATGCAGTTGCCGCTGATATTGCTAGTCCTGCCGAGCGGGGCAAGTATATAGGGCCGATGACTGCTGGGTCTATGGCTGCGCTCTCTTTGGGTCCTGTGATTGGAGGCTTGCTGGTTCGGTATCTGGGATGGAGAAGCATCTTCTGGTTCCTGGTAATTATCAGCGGTGCCTTCCTGGTGGTATACACTATCACGGTCCGGGAGACTGCCAGAAAGGTTGTTGGAAATGGGAGTATTGTCCCGGCCGAATTGTGGAGACTGTCTGTATTCCAGTGCCTTTCTCCTACTCGATACCGCCGTACAAAGACACAGGACACATCACAGCCACAAAGGTCAAAACTGTCATATATCAATCCGTTGAAGTCATTCGTGGTCTTTGCGGATAAGGCTGGCTTAATCAACCTCTGCCTCATCGGCATAGCATATCTCTCCTGCATCGCCGTTATGACGAACACCGCAAACATGTTTGGTGATCTTTACAACCTTGACTCTCTCAAGATAGGTTTATGTTTTCT GCCGTTTGGAATGACCGGTTGCATTGGCTCTCTTGCAGCAGGGAAAATGGTCGACATGAACTATCGCCGTATGGCCCGCAAGTATAATTTTCCCCTGGACCATCAGAGCAATCGAGGGTCAGACGCATTCCCCTTCGAGAAGGCCCGTCTACAGATCGCAATCCCCGTGGTCATCATCACCGGTCTCACCCTGATCCCGTATGGCTGGGTTCTGCAGCAACGTGTCCATCTTGTCGCCCCCCTGGTATTACAGGGTATTCTCGGATTTTGTGTAACGGCAACTGTCAATGTCCTGATGACACTCCTGGTTGACCTGTTCCCGCAAACGCCGGCGAGTGCTTCCGCGGCGGCAAATCTGGTTCGGTGCTGGCTTGGGGCTGTAACGGCTGCGGTTATTGAGTACATGATTACTGGGATGGGATTGGGATGGTGTTTCGCCTTTTTTGGGTTTGTGACACTTGCGAGCTTACCGTTTCTTTGGATTGAGTATACGCATGGGATGAAATGGCGCAGATCTAAGCAGGAGCGGGAGCGGTGTTAG
- a CDS encoding type I iterative PKS (CAZy:CE10;~COG:I;~EggNog:ENOG410QD7J;~InterPro:IPR016036,IPR016035,IPR013094,IPR016039, IPR018201,IPR042104,IPR014030,IPR014031,IPR001227, IPR029058,IPR041068,IPR006162,IPR014043,IPR020806, IPR020807,IPR020841,IPR001375,IPR009081,IPR029063, IPR036736,IPR013217;~PFAM:PF00109,PF00550,PF13489,PF13649,PF07859, PF00698,PF14765,PF02801,PF08242,PF08241,PF13847,PF18558;~SMCOG1022:Beta-ketoacyl synthase;~antiSMASH:Cluster_4.7;~go_function: GO:0004315 - 3-oxoacyl-[acyl-carrier-protein] synthase activity [Evidence IEA];~go_function: GO:0008236 - serine-type peptidase activity [Evidence IEA];~go_function: GO:0016740 - transferase activity [Evidence IEA];~go_function: GO:0016746 - transferase activity, transferring acyl groups [Evidence IEA];~go_function: GO:0016787 - hydrolase activity [Evidence IEA];~go_function: GO:0031177 - phosphopantetheine binding [Evidence IEA];~go_process: GO:0006508 - proteolysis [Evidence IEA];~go_process: GO:0006633 - fatty acid biosynthetic process [Evidence IEA]): protein MNAVAERGISVRLLGLRGRYHHDNHESSVQRIASLCESDPRFAFPDAQCLALPLRSTVNGAVITNGSLHTALLEAILTEQSQWHLTVSAVLEDARSKNVHMHFIPIGAGSFVPPSILRNEASRAPARPKIDNGCASTYPIPIDPVLTPSDTSSEGAEGSKFPVAIIGMGCRYPNADSPEKLWELLEKGICAVQDLPESRLKISQLTRGPDGPFYGGLIRDPDVFDHRFFGISGREAKSMDPQQRLMLHVAYEALESSGYCGLRSDKLPNDIGCYVGVGTDDYGENVGCHPTNAFSATGTLRAFNSGRISHHFGWSGPSVVVDSACSSAAVSIHLACQALQTNDCSVALAGGVSIMTNPRTSQNLAGASFLSKSGASKAFDAAADGYCRGEGAGLVLMRPLADALRNGDPVLAVITGSAVNQGSNCSPITVPDSSSQQSLYRKVLSSSGVDPREVTYVEAHGTGTQVGDPIEFDSIRSVFGGRDRKDEVHVGSLKDNIGHTETASGSAALIKTILMMQKGRIPRQANFSHLNPKIRPLGDDRVVIPTRSMDWEATEHIALVTNYGAAGNNAAMLVRKHAITPSDQNSSISEIPFFISARSPESLRSYCKALHEYILNGQCAAVDTVGTIGYNLAIKQNRDMEYFLSLTTSSKTASLLNQLNAAGCGDTAVQQRSSPQPPVILCFGGQSGKDAYLSEDLVRSCKVLQSHLNNCDRVCNALSLPSLFPTIFNPEPKNDLVNLHCTLFSIQYSTAKAWIDCGLKVDRLIGHSFGQLTTLCVAGVLSLDDAMRLISGRAQLIQKAWGPDSGTMLAVECTKSEAESLLQQTKQQFGTCAVDIACFNGPMSLVLAGDGASIQAVEEVAQGLPSKPKIRRLENTHAFHSRLVDDIVPGLLVVARELQYQKPSIPIEACSVNNDWSSITAETIVEHSRGPVHFVNAVWKASKQLGGPIIWLEAGSGSPIIPMIRRALDSRSSQQHVYQRIDIGNSSAQSKLAKATSNLWTNGVRVQFWPFENASYQWVNLPPYQFAKTRHWLEYVPPQPSSQQNGTVSSDAQNELIYLVDAANGIVQINTKNPFYRACTQGHAVVDQTLCPASLYIEFVLRAVTLTSKADYSANMVQIEELEISSPLVLDPEGQVFLQLQEGQKNKWAFLLFTRKEHKGKVMHATGSVAFHEPKSTAVMRLRSMERLIDPARCHFIIDSPNSNGFKGSIVYQIMKRVTDYADYYKGVQTVSATNEEAAGYVSLPTQPSELVGGQCDPILMDNFLQVGGIHVNCLSENDPDEVYVCGAIGEIFISPEFSQKQCEDAESSWMVYTNQTRHSMTELTCDVFAIDPRSRKLVLTFISAKFKSVSIRSLRRLLSRLNTSPSVDSGSPNETAATASLNRIETQQRPSIQEEKTEAAHQSETNGAARHGKVQEMLSELIGIPIDELQPSLSLDDVGIDSLMTTEVMSEIKKRFGVSIDSSALQSLVDIRSLVAYIFPETSTSTLSSPNASVVQQVKATSQTNQSPAASSEYLTTIQHILSDILDIHTEEITASSSLDSLGIDSLVATELTTEINKHFSVSLGPEELQNIKDTQGLCARLQGLSEVENIGAPSDSNDVPERPFASVAHDCFASSSDDFLKEARESQWTGFYSSVYPAQMDLATTYVAEAFRSLGCPLESLHAGQPIPDVKIAEQYGKLKNQLYAILESFQLVSKSRDGAFIRTDKPVPATTSQMLHEDIIRRFPQHQSEHLLFHTTGPRLADCLTGRENPLSLLFRDATARQLVEDVYTNAPIFKTPTAYLKNYLTSLLKQIGASRDVQILEIGAGTGGTTQHLMPQLTAIPGVRFKYTFTDISPSLVALAKKKFTQYHSCMEFTTVDLEKEPPASMHARYDIIISSNCVHATRSLVRSCKNIHKYQRPDGILCLVELTRNLFWFDLVFGLLEGWWLFDDGRKHALACEHLWETTLLQSGYKWVDWTESNFEESSTSRLIVASPMENLSQYPKIDKQISLSRPVTKETVTFAHRDGIALQADIHYPEKFEDPVNPRPIALMIHGGGHVMLSRKDVRHKQTQTLLELGFLPVSVDYRLCPETSLIDGPMRDVCDAFSWARTTLPKLQLQRPERPRGDQVVAVGWSTGGHLAMTLAWTAPEIHGIQPPEAILAFYCPTDYEDPFWWRENIPFGQDVAPPRIKYSSLQESIRKTPITGYNPPPNKRALAGWMAPDDPRTQIALHMNWTGHTLPILLNGWMCRKDGTSIADLPIPTAEEIQAVSPLAIIRQHRYSSPTFIIHGTLDDLIPWEQTMRTYDAMREKGVDADIRMLEGVVHLFDLYPSFPQNLEAVKAVEEGYKFLRNHVEI, encoded by the exons ATGAATGCTGTAGCAGAACGTGGCATCTCTGTACGACTGCTTGGACTGCGCGGACGTTATCATCACGACAATCATGAGAGTTCCGTGCAGCGTATTGCAAGTTTATGCGAGAGTGACCCTCGCTTTGCTTTCCCAGACGCCCAATGCTTAGCTCTGCCGTTGAGGTCCACGGTTAATGGGGCCGTCATTACGAATGGTTCCTTGCATACCGCCCTTCTCGAAGCGATTCTCACCGAGCAGTCCCAGTGGCATCTAACAGTTAGCGCGGTACTTGAGGATGCACGCAGCAAGAATGTTCATATGCACTTCATACCAATTGGTGCTGGGTCTTTTGTTCCACCATCCATTCTGAGAAACGAAGCCTCTCGGGCCCCTGCGCGCCCCAAAATTGACAATGGTTGTGCATCCACCTATCCAATTCCCATAGACCCAGTGCTAACCCCCAGTGACACATCCTCGGAAGGAGCAGAAGGGTCCAAATTTCCCGTTGCCATCATCGGCATGGGCTGTCGTTATCCAAACGCAGATTCACCTGAGAAACTATGGGAATTACTCGAGAAAGGAATATGTGCTGTACAAGATCTTCCTGAGAGCCGCCTCAAAATCTCACAGCTCACAAGAGGACCAGACGGGCCTTTCTATGGTGGTTTAATTCGAGATCCGGATGTTTTTGATCATCGATTCTTTGGCATCTCAGGACGTGAGGCAAAGTCTATGGATCCACAGCAGCGTTTGATGCTTCATGTTGCCTACGAAGCACTGGAATCGTCGGGATACTGTGGTCTTCGATCGGACAAGCTACCGAATGATATCGGCTGTTATGTTGGAGTTGGTACCGACGATTATGGTGAAAATGTTGGATGCCATCCAACAAATGCTTTCTCTGCAACCGGAACACTCAGAGCGTTTAACTCCGGTCGTATCAGTCACCACTTCGGATGGAGCGGCCCTTCAGTCGTGGTGGATTCGGCCTGTTCTTCCGCGGCTGTGTCCATTCACTTGGCGTGCCAG GCCCTACAAACAAACGATTGCTCGGTAGCTCTCGCCGGGGGTGTCAGTATCATGACCAACCCGAGAACATCCCAGAATCTCGCCGGCGCGTCCTTCCTATCCAAGTCCGGTGCATCCAAGGCATTTGATGCTGCTGCCGATGGGTATTGTCGAGGCGAAGGTGCCGGATTGGTATTGATGCGGCCCTTGGCAGATGCACTGAGGAACGGCGATCCTGTCCTGGCCGTCATAACCGGGTCCGCTGTCAATCAGGGATCCAACTGCTCACCCATTACGGTTCCAGATTCCAGCTCTCAGCAATCGTTATATCGCAAGGTTCTGTCGTCCTCCGGTGTCGACCCAAGAGAGGTGACTTACGTTGAAGCTCATGGAACAGGTACCCAGGTCGGAGATCCGATCGAGTTCGACAGCATCCGGAGTGTTTTTGGTGGACGGGACCGGAAAGACGAAGTCCATGTGGGATCGCTCAAGGACAATATCGGACATACGGAGACCGCTTCTGGGTCCGCTGCTCTTATAAAGACGATTCTGATGATGCAAAAGGGGCGGATTCCGAGGCAGGCCAACTTTTCTCATCTCAATCCGAAGATCCGTCCACTTGGCGATGATCGAGTTGTTATCCCTACACGGTCGATGGATTGGGAAGCGACAGAACACATTGCACTAGTCACCAACTATGGTGCAGCAGGGAATAATGCTGCGATGCTAGTGCGAAAACACGCTATTACTCCGAGTGACCAAAACTCCTCAATTTCGGAGATACCCTTCTTTATCTCAGCAAGATCGCCCGAATCTCTTCGTTCGTACTGCAAGGCCCTTCACGAATACATTCTCAATGGTCAATGTGCAGCAGTGGACACCGTTGGCACCATTGGGTATAACTTGGCCATCAAGCAGAACCGGGATATGGAATATTTCTTGAGTCTCACCACATCCTCCAAAACTGCTTCACTTCTTAATCAGTTGAATGCTGCTGGCTGTGGAGATACCGCGGTGCAGCAGCGATCCAGCCCACAGCCCCCTGTGATTCTTTGCTTTGGTGGACAGAGTGGCAAAGACGCATACCTTTCTGAGGACTTGGTGCGAAGCTGTAAGGTGCTCCAGAGTCACTTG AACAACTGCGATCGGGTTTGCAACGCGTTGAGCCTTCCCAGCCTCTTCCCTACTATATTCAACCCCGaacccaaaaatgacctcgTCAATCTCCATTGCACGTTGTTCTCCATTCAGTATTCCACTGCAAAGGCGTGGATAGACTGCGGACTCAAGGTTGACCGATTGATTGGTCATAGCTTTGGACAGTTGACAACTCTCTGCGTCGCTGGAGTATTGAGTCTGGACGATGCCATGCGTCTGATTTCTGGAAGAGCCCAATTGATCCAAAAGGCATGGGGTCCCGACAGCGGGACGATGCTTGCTGTTGAATGTACCAAGAGCGAAGCGGAATCACTGCTTCAGCAGACCAAACAGCAATTTGGTACGTGTGCCGTTGACATTGCATGCTTCAATGGCCCAATGAGCTTGGTTTTAGCGGGCGATGGGGCTTCCATTCAAGCTGTtgaagaagtcgcacagGGATTGCCATCCAAGCCCAAAATAAGACGACTGGAGAATACGCATGCATTCCATTCCAGGCTTGTAGACGATATTGTACCGgggctactggttgttgcGAGGGAATTGCAGTATCAGAAGCCCTCCATCCCCATCGAAGCTTGCTCAGTCAACAACGACTGGTCATCTATAACCGCCGAGACAATTGTCGAGCATAGCCGGGGGCCTGTTCACTTTGTGAATGCTGTCTGGAAAGCATCAAAGCAGTTGGGAGGCCCTATTATTTGGCTGGAAGCCGGCTCTGGATCACCAATCATCCCCATGATCCGGCGGGCGTTGGATAGTCGCTCATCCCAGCAGCATGTGTACCAGCGCATTGATATCGGAAATTCCAGTGCCCAGAGTAAACTCGCAAAGGCAACATCTAATCTTTGGACCAACGGAGTCAGAGTGCAATTTTGGCCATTTGAGAATGCATCCTACCAATGGGTAAACCTGCCGCCGTACCAATTCGCAAAGACACGACACTGGCTGGAATATGTACCGCCGCAGCCTTCTTCCCAACAGAATGGAACTGTCTCTTCTGATGCGCAGAACGAGTTGATTTACCTGGTCGACGCTGCGAATGGAATCGTACAAATTAATACCAAGAACCCATTTTACCGGGCTTGTACTCAAGGCCACGCAGTTGTGGACCAGACTCTGTGCCCTGCATCGCTGTATATCGAGTTTGTGTTGAGAGCAGTAACTCTCACAAGTAAAGCTGACTACTCTGCCAACATGGTCCAGATTGAAGAGTTGGAGATTTCTTCACCATTGGTGCTGGACCCAGAGGGACAGGTTTTCCTTCAGCTACAGGAAGGACAGAAGAATAAATGGGCATTCTTGCTTTTCACGCGCAAAGAGCACAAAGGGAAAGTCATGCATGCCACAGGAAGCGTCGCTTTCCATGAGCCGAAGAGTACCGCTGTAATGCGACTTCGTTCAATGGAACGACTGATTGATCCCGCGCGGTGTCATTTCATTATCGACTCGCCCAATTCCAATGGCTTCAAAGGATCTATCGTCTACCAGATCATGAAGCGAGTGACAGATTATGCCGACTACTACAAGGGTGTACAAACTGTCTCTGCAACTAATGAGGAAGCCGCAGGATATGTTTCGCTGCCAACCCAGCCATCCGAATTGGTTGGTGGGCAGTGCGACCCTATCTTGATGGACAACTTCCTCCAAGTTGGAGGCATTCATGTTAACTGTCTGTCAGAGAACGATCCAGATGAAGTCTATGTCTGCGGTGCAATAGGCGAGATCTTCATCAGCCCAGAATTCTCACAGAAGCAATGCGAGGATGCCGAATCGTCATGGATGGTATATACCAATCAGACAAGACACAGCATGACGGAGTTGACATGTGATGTCTTTGCAATCGATCCTCGATCAAGGAAACTCGTGCTCACATTCATATCGGCAAAGTTCAAGAGTGTGTCCATTCGTTCGTTGAGAAGGCTGCTTTCCCGGCTCAATACCTCACCTTCGGTTGACTCTGGGTCCCCAAATGAGACGGCAGCGACAGCGAGTCTGAATCGAATCGAAACCCAACAAAGACCAAGCATCCAAGAGGAGAAGACCGAGGCAGCCCACCAGTCTGAAACCAATGGAGCCGCCAGACACGGAAAAGTGCAGGAAATGTTGAGTGAGCTGATTGGAATTCCAATTGACGAACTGCAGCCCTCGTTGAGCTTGGACGATGTCGGCATAGACTCTCTTATGACCACAGAGGTTATGTCAGAGATCAAAAAGAGATTCGGCGTTAGTATTGACAGCTCAGCTTTGCAGTCACTTGTGGATATCCGATCCTTGGTTGCTTATATTTTTCCGGAAACTTCGACATCCACTCTATCTTCTCCAAACGCAAGTGTCGTCCAGCAAGTGAAGGCCACATCCCAGACCAATCAGTCCCCAGCTGCTTCTTCCGAATATCTTACCACCATCCAGCATATTCTGAGCGACATCCTTGACATACATACCGAAGAAATTaccgcttcttcttccctggaTTCGCTTGGCATCGATTCCCTTGTGGCCACCGAGCTCACCACCGAAATCAACAAGCATTTCAGTGTCAGCTTGGGGCCGGAGGAGCTTCAGAACATAAAAGATACTCAAGGTCTTTGCGCACGCCTACAAGGCCTGAGTGAGGTGGAGAATATAGGTGCTCCCTCCGATTCTAACGACGTCCCAGAGAGACCGTTTGCGTCCGTCGCACACGATTGCTTTGCCTCAAGCAGTGATGATTTTCTGAAAGAAGCCCGAGAGTCGCAATGGACTGGGTTTTATAGCTCTGTTTACCCAGCACAGATGGATCTGGCCACTACATATGTTGCAGAAGCCTTCAGATCTCTCGGATGTCCGTTGGAATCACTACACGCAGGACAGCCCATACCCGATGTTAAGATAGCCGAGCAGTATGGGAAGTTGAAAAATCAACTCTACGCCATCCTTGAATCATTCCAGCTCGTCAGCAAATCCAGAGATGGCGCGTTCATTCGCACCGATAAGCCTGTTCCGGCGACAACTTCGCAAATGCTACACGAGGACATTATCCGGCGGTTTCCTCAACATCAATCCGAGCATCTCCTCTTCCATACCACTGGCCCCCGCCTCGCGGACTGCCTGACAGGCCGCGAGAATCCGTTATCGTTGTTATTCAGGGACGCCACAGCTCGGCAGTTAGTGGAAGACGTCTACACCAACGCGCCAATCTTCAAGACGCCTACTGCATATCTGAAAAATTACCTTACTTCACTTCTAAAACAGATTGGAGCGAGCCGCGACGTTCAAATTCTAGAAATTGGTGCAGGCACTGGGGGTACAACCCAGCATCTAATGCCACAGCTCACAGCAATCCCAGGGGTCCGATTCAAATACACCTTCACGGATATATCACCTTCGCTGGTAGCGCTTGCGAAGAAGAAATTTACGCAATACCATAGCTGCATGGAATTCACGACTGTCGATCTGGAAAAAGAGCCTCCAGCATCAATGCACGCCCGATACGATATTATCATCTCAAGCAATTGCGTCCACGCTACGAGAAGCCTCGTTCGGTCTTGCAAAAATATTCACAAATACCAGCGTCCTGACGGCATATTATGTCTGGTTGAGCTGACGAGGAATCTGTTTTGGTTTGACCTTGTGTTTGGCCTGTTGGAAGGTTGGTGGTTGTTTGACGATGGCCGGAAGCATGCGTTAGCCTGCGAGCATCTCTGGGAAACAACCTTACTCCAGTCCGGCTATAAGTGGGTTGACTGGACAGAGAGTAACTTTGAAGAGTCCAGCACTTCACGCCTGATTGTAGCTTCTCCCATGGAAAATCTTTCTCAGTATCCCAAGATCGATAAGCAGATATCATTGTCGAGACCTGTCACAAAGGAAACCGTGACTTTCGCTCACAGAGACGGGATAGCACTTCAGGCCGATATTCATTATCCAGAGAAATTTGAAGATCCGGTCAATCCCCGTCCAATCG CTCTCATGATCCATGGCGGAGGTCATGTCATGCTCTCTCGCAAGGATGTCCGTCATAAACAGACACAAACCCTGTTAGAACTGGGCTTCCTTCCAGTCAGCGTTGACTATCGCCTTTGTCCCGAGACATCCTTGATCGACGGCCCCATGCGCGACGTCTGCGATGCATTCTCCTGGGCCCGAACGACCCTGCCCAAGCTACAGCTCCAGCGCCCCGAAAGACCCCGAGGCGATCAGGTAGTGGCAGTAGGCTGGTCGACTGGTGGCCATCTCGCCATGACCCTAGCCTGGACAGCACCTGAAATCCACGGTATTCAGCCCCCGGAAGCCATTCTGGCTTTCTATTGTCCAACCGACTACGAGGACCCCTTCTGGTGGCGCGAAAACATACCTTTTGGACAGGATGTGGCCCCTCCGAGAATAAAATACAGTTCTCTCCAGGAAAGTATCCGCAAAACCCCGATTACTGGCTACAACCCCCCACCGAACAAACGCGCCCTGGCTGGCTGGATGGCCCCGGATGACCCACGCACTCAGATTGCACTTCATATGAACTGGACAGGGCATACATTGCCAATTTTGCTCAACGGATGGATGTGTCGCAAGGACGGCACAAGTATTGCGGATCTCCCTATCCCAACGGCGGAGGAGATTCAAGCTGTCAGTCCTTTGGCAATCATCCGTCAGCACCGCTACTCATCGCCTACGTTCATCATTCATGGGACGTTAGATGATCTTATTCCGTGGGAACAAACTATGCGGACGTACGATGCGATGAGGGAGAAGGGAGTTGACGCTGATATCAGGATGCTGGAGGGTGTTGTGC